One region of Deltaproteobacteria bacterium genomic DNA includes:
- a CDS encoding S-(hydroxymethyl)glutathione dehydrogenase/class III alcohol dehydrogenase, whose product MKSRAAVAFEAGKPLEVVEVDVEGPREGEVLLRIVATGVCHTDEFTLSGADPEGLFPAILGHEGGAVVEEVGAGVTTVKPGDHVIPLYVPECRACDYCRSGKTNLCQAIRVTQGQGVMPDGTGRFILGGKPIFHYMGTSTFSEYTVLPEISVAKIDANAPLDKVCLLACGVTTGIGAVLNTAKVEAGATVAVFGLGGIGLSVIQGSVMAKAGRIIGIDTNPAKFDMAQRLGATDVLNPKDSDRPVQEVLVDMTDGGADYSFECIGNVETMRAALECCHKGWGESTIIGVAGAGKEISTRPFQLVTGRVWRGTAFGGVKGRSQLPGYVDRYTAGEINLDDMITHTMPLEDINSAFDLMHEGKSIRSVVVYG is encoded by the coding sequence ATGAAGTCACGCGCGGCCGTTGCGTTTGAAGCCGGCAAGCCGCTGGAAGTGGTCGAAGTCGACGTCGAAGGACCCCGGGAAGGGGAGGTGCTCCTGCGTATCGTCGCCACCGGCGTCTGCCACACCGACGAGTTCACCCTGTCGGGCGCCGATCCCGAAGGCCTGTTCCCCGCCATTCTCGGGCACGAGGGCGGCGCGGTGGTGGAGGAGGTGGGCGCGGGCGTCACCACGGTGAAGCCCGGCGACCACGTGATTCCCCTTTACGTGCCCGAATGCCGCGCGTGCGATTACTGCCGCTCGGGCAAGACCAACCTGTGCCAGGCCATCCGCGTGACCCAGGGCCAGGGCGTCATGCCCGACGGCACCGGCCGGTTCATCCTGGGCGGCAAGCCCATCTTCCACTACATGGGAACGTCCACGTTCAGCGAGTATACGGTGCTGCCGGAGATCTCCGTGGCGAAGATCGACGCCAACGCGCCGCTGGACAAGGTCTGCCTGCTGGCGTGCGGCGTCACCACGGGCATCGGCGCGGTGCTCAACACCGCCAAGGTGGAGGCCGGCGCCACGGTGGCGGTGTTCGGCCTCGGCGGCATCGGCCTCAGCGTGATCCAGGGATCGGTGATGGCCAAGGCCGGGCGCATCATCGGCATCGACACCAACCCGGCCAAGTTCGACATGGCGCAACGCCTGGGCGCCACCGACGTGTTGAACCCCAAGGACTCCGACCGTCCCGTCCAGGAGGTGCTGGTGGACATGACCGACGGCGGCGCGGACTACTCCTTCGAGTGCATCGGCAACGTCGAGACCATGCGCGCGGCCCTGGAGTGCTGCCACAAGGGCTGGGGCGAGTCCACCATCATCGGCGTGGCGGGCGCCGGCAAGGAGATCAGCACGCGGCCGTTCCAGCTCGTCACCGGGCGGGTGTGGCGCGGCACCGCCTTCGGCGGCGTCAAGGGGCGCTCGCAGCTTCCGGGCTACGTTGACCGCTACACCGCCGGCGAGATCAACCTCGACGACATGATCACCCACACCATGCCGCTGGAGGACATCAACAGCGCCTTCGACCTCATGCACGAGGGCAAGAGCATCCGCTCGGTGGTTGTCTATGGCTAG
- a CDS encoding xanthine dehydrogenase family protein molybdopterin-binding subunit, protein MARAGRASTAMEVVGTPRNRIEGVDKVTGAARYAGDLDIPGALEARVLRSTHAHARLRSIDVSAALRVPGVVAVLSREDLRDMDPYYGHCLRDRPIVAMERVRHVGEPVAAVAAHSALAAEEAVSRIEVEYEELPCVTSLDEALADGAPVLHERAAGSGDFHDVNLSDAREHPNICHHEHIELGDAERGFARSDEIFEDVFHFPMVCHYSMEPHATTALVQGRQVMLWSASAHPFLIRSELAKLFGLSMTDVQVVVPYVGGAFGGKSYLKIEPLVVALARKTRGQPVRLQHSVTESMLTARRHSARCHIKTGVKRDGTIMAREVKMYLDTGAYADNGPRVVARAVLRVHGAYRCANFRSDSYGIYTNSVPAGSMRSIGGPQSVWPVEAQMDRIAEALGLDPLQYRLRHLLGRDEAIRPNSRGVDGDLREGLTRVAEMVRQAGAPAAGSGTGYAVGITDSEANPVSTAIVRLLSDGDVVVMAGSTEVGQGARTVLSQIVAEELCVPFERVMLRGTDTHTTPFDRSTGASRSTTVMGTAVKFAAADVHRQVKAIAAEQFGVDPERVMLKGGAAWCGEARRDFSEVVSGYFGMPGGELIGRGYVRAGGGISPILPIFWEVGIGGAVVAVDRDTGELTVERYSSVADVGRAINPRQAEGQDEGAAVMAMGHTLFESLIYADGQPLNPNLVDYRVPGFRDIPATFESCLLENGDGPGPYGAKGMGEGGIIPVAPAICNALAQATGVRIHELPLTPERVWRALRKADAEPA, encoded by the coding sequence ATGGCTAGGGCCGGACGCGCATCCACGGCCATGGAGGTCGTCGGCACGCCACGGAACCGCATCGAGGGCGTCGACAAGGTCACGGGCGCGGCCCGATACGCGGGCGACCTGGACATCCCCGGCGCCCTCGAGGCGCGGGTGCTGCGCAGCACCCATGCCCACGCCCGGCTTCGTTCCATCGACGTGAGCGCGGCGCTGCGCGTGCCCGGCGTGGTGGCGGTGTTGTCCCGGGAAGACCTGCGCGACATGGACCCCTACTACGGCCACTGCCTGCGCGACCGTCCGATCGTGGCCATGGAGCGGGTGCGCCACGTGGGCGAACCCGTGGCCGCGGTGGCCGCGCACAGCGCGCTGGCGGCCGAGGAGGCGGTCTCGCGCATCGAGGTCGAGTACGAAGAGCTGCCCTGCGTCACCTCGCTGGACGAGGCACTGGCGGACGGCGCGCCGGTGCTGCACGAGCGCGCGGCGGGTTCGGGCGACTTCCACGACGTGAACCTCTCGGACGCGCGCGAGCACCCCAACATCTGCCACCACGAGCACATCGAGCTGGGCGACGCGGAGCGGGGCTTCGCGCGGTCCGACGAAATCTTCGAGGACGTGTTCCATTTCCCCATGGTGTGCCACTACTCCATGGAGCCCCACGCCACCACCGCGCTGGTACAGGGCAGGCAGGTCATGCTGTGGTCCGCCTCGGCGCATCCCTTCCTCATCCGCTCGGAACTGGCGAAGCTCTTCGGCCTTTCCATGACCGACGTGCAGGTGGTGGTGCCCTACGTCGGCGGCGCCTTCGGCGGAAAATCGTATCTCAAGATCGAACCCTTGGTGGTGGCGCTGGCGCGGAAGACCCGGGGGCAGCCGGTGCGCCTGCAGCACTCCGTCACCGAGTCCATGCTCACCGCCCGGCGCCATTCGGCACGCTGTCACATCAAGACCGGCGTGAAGCGCGACGGCACCATCATGGCGCGCGAAGTGAAGATGTACCTGGACACGGGCGCCTATGCCGACAACGGGCCCCGGGTGGTGGCGCGGGCGGTCCTTCGTGTGCACGGCGCCTACCGCTGCGCCAACTTCCGCTCCGACAGCTACGGCATCTACACCAACTCCGTGCCGGCCGGTTCCATGCGCTCCATCGGCGGCCCCCAGTCGGTCTGGCCGGTGGAGGCGCAGATGGACCGCATCGCCGAAGCGCTGGGACTGGATCCTTTGCAGTACCGCCTGCGCCACCTGCTGGGCCGTGACGAGGCAATCCGCCCGAACTCCCGCGGTGTCGACGGCGACCTGCGCGAGGGGCTTACCCGGGTGGCGGAAATGGTCCGGCAGGCGGGAGCGCCCGCGGCCGGCAGCGGCACTGGTTACGCCGTGGGGATTACCGACAGCGAGGCCAACCCGGTGTCCACGGCCATCGTGCGTCTGCTGAGCGACGGCGACGTCGTGGTCATGGCCGGCAGCACCGAGGTGGGGCAGGGCGCGCGCACGGTGCTGAGCCAGATCGTGGCCGAGGAGTTGTGCGTCCCGTTCGAGCGGGTGATGCTGCGCGGCACCGATACCCACACGACGCCGTTCGACCGCTCCACCGGCGCCAGCCGCTCCACCACGGTGATGGGCACCGCGGTCAAGTTCGCCGCCGCCGACGTCCACCGCCAGGTCAAGGCCATTGCCGCGGAGCAGTTCGGGGTCGATCCGGAGCGGGTGATGCTCAAGGGTGGCGCGGCCTGGTGCGGCGAGGCCCGGCGGGATTTCTCGGAGGTGGTGTCAGGCTACTTCGGCATGCCCGGCGGCGAGCTCATCGGCCGCGGCTACGTGCGCGCCGGCGGCGGCATCTCGCCGATCCTGCCGATCTTCTGGGAGGTGGGCATCGGCGGCGCCGTGGTGGCGGTGGACCGGGACACCGGCGAGCTGACGGTGGAGCGCTACAGCAGCGTCGCGGACGTGGGCCGCGCCATCAACCCGCGTCAGGCCGAGGGCCAGGACGAGGGCGCCGCGGTCATGGCCATGGGCCACACCCTGTTCGAGTCGTTGATCTACGCGGACGGACAGCCGCTCAATCCCAACCTCGTGGACTACCGGGTGCCGGGCTTTCGGGACATTCCCGCGACCTTCGAGTCGTGCCTGCTGGAGAACGGCGACGGCCCCGGTCCCTACGGCGCCAAGGGCATGGGCGAGGGCGGCATCATCCCGGTGGCGCCGGCCATCTGCAACGCCCTGGCCCAGGCCACGGGCGTGCGTATCCACGAGTTGCCGCTGACGCCGGAACGCGTGTGGCGCGCGCTCCGGAAGGCGGACGCCGAACCGGCCTGA
- a CDS encoding DoxX family protein yields MNAIFQTEPNMAFIVLRLGLAVTFFAHASMHLFGWFGGRGIKGQTGNWRDKYNIPVWIGVIGILTEALSVPGMILGFFTRPLALGLMIFLAVATWKSHVEFGFFLSGGGRKGMGIEYCLALFLMAFALLIGGAGALSIDGMISR; encoded by the coding sequence ATGAACGCGATCTTTCAAACGGAACCGAACATGGCCTTCATCGTCCTGCGCCTGGGGCTGGCGGTGACCTTTTTCGCCCACGCTTCAATGCACCTCTTCGGCTGGTTCGGAGGCAGGGGCATCAAGGGGCAGACGGGCAACTGGCGCGACAAGTACAACATCCCCGTCTGGATCGGCGTCATCGGCATCCTCACGGAAGCGCTCAGCGTGCCCGGAATGATCCTGGGCTTCTTCACCCGCCCGCTGGCGCTGGGGTTGATGATCTTTCTCGCGGTGGCCACCTGGAAGAGCCACGTGGAGTTCGGCTTCTTCCTCTCCGGCGGCGGCCGCAAGGGCATGGGCATCGAATACTGCCTCGCCCTGTTCCTGATGGCATTTGCACTGCTGATAGGCGGCGCGGGGGCGCTGTCCATCGACGGGATGATCAGCCGGTAG
- a CDS encoding alpha/beta fold hydrolase: MPTIQRQGVTLYYETHGTGRPFLFLSETACHCDVWKLHQVPEFSRDHQVILYDYRGTGRSTWPSEPYGIKDFADDAAAILEHLGARDAVVCGHSMGGSVAQVMALDHSDRVSAMICASGRAVNPTPGIPLRIAKEMVEWGYKKYLRDHGILVGFTDAFVKKHPHRVEGYLAVRMAHLNPVEQYFRHVIARQAHDVKDRLGEIRMPALILVGSDEHNVTSDTSLRQAADVLAGGIPGAEFVELKAERHSYFFVNPDAAHAAVRRFLAC; the protein is encoded by the coding sequence GTGCCGACCATCCAGAGACAAGGCGTTACCCTCTACTACGAGACCCACGGCACCGGGCGTCCGTTCCTGTTCCTGAGCGAGACGGCGTGCCACTGCGACGTTTGGAAGCTCCATCAAGTGCCAGAGTTCTCCCGGGACCACCAGGTGATCCTGTACGACTACCGCGGCACCGGGCGTTCGACCTGGCCCTCCGAGCCTTACGGTATCAAGGACTTCGCAGACGACGCGGCGGCGATCCTGGAGCACCTGGGTGCGCGCGACGCGGTGGTATGCGGCCATTCCATGGGCGGCTCGGTGGCCCAGGTCATGGCCCTTGATCATTCCGACCGGGTCTCCGCCATGATCTGCGCCTCGGGACGCGCCGTCAACCCGACGCCGGGCATCCCCCTGCGCATCGCCAAGGAGATGGTGGAATGGGGCTACAAGAAGTACCTGCGCGACCACGGCATCCTCGTGGGCTTCACCGACGCGTTCGTCAAGAAGCATCCCCATCGCGTGGAAGGCTACCTGGCGGTGCGGATGGCACACCTCAACCCGGTGGAACAGTATTTCCGGCACGTCATCGCACGCCAGGCGCACGACGTGAAGGATCGCCTCGGAGAGATCCGCATGCCCGCGCTGATCCTGGTGGGCTCGGACGAGCACAACGTCACCAGCGACACCTCGCTGCGGCAAGCCGCGGACGTGCTGGCCGGCGGAATCCCGGGAGCGGAATTCGTCGAGCTCAAGGCTGAGAGGCACAGCTACTTTTTCGTGAACCCCGACGCGGCCCACGCCGCGGTCCGGAGGTTTCTGGCCTGTTGA
- a CDS encoding chlorohydrolase family protein, translating to MKTLIQGGWVVGYDGRGHELLPDGVVVYEDNRIVHVGYAFDGPVDRTINARGRLIGPGLINCHIHAGTNARHVMLNDASKSDYLGMNFLSYGAMRRGAKGMGPPPRAGVEGKFGVWAAMRGGATTILDVGTRGTMIEGFTDMIGELGARAYLGAGYRSAAYVLDDQGRIQWDWNEANGEQGLAQAVEYAKKHDGAHNGRIRAMLYPGQLDTCTTELLQATKRAAGELGIGIQLHTAMNIVEFQSTLRQRGVTPIQYLHDLGFLGEEVILGHCVFHGRHSWCHYPYVDDLAMLADSGASVAHAPYKYAKMGIALESFDAYRQRGINVVLGTDTFPQDMVHEMRLAGLACRLVEGSFRAGKPYDVYNAATLGAAKALRRDDLGRLAPGAKADMILVDLRRTHFGAVRDPIKSLVEGGSGSDIETIIVDGETLLEGGRPTRFDEAELLAQIQEGARPLWDSVPEWRALGETIDDVAPMSYPVRPR from the coding sequence ATGAAAACACTCATTCAGGGCGGCTGGGTCGTCGGTTACGACGGCCGCGGCCATGAACTGCTGCCCGACGGCGTGGTGGTCTACGAGGACAACCGCATCGTCCACGTGGGCTACGCCTTTGACGGACCGGTGGACCGCACCATCAACGCGCGCGGCCGGCTGATCGGCCCGGGACTCATCAACTGCCACATCCACGCCGGCACCAACGCCCGTCACGTCATGCTGAACGACGCCAGCAAGAGTGACTACCTGGGGATGAACTTCCTCTCCTACGGGGCCATGCGACGCGGCGCCAAGGGCATGGGGCCGCCGCCGCGGGCCGGGGTCGAAGGGAAGTTCGGCGTGTGGGCCGCCATGCGCGGCGGCGCCACCACCATCCTGGACGTGGGCACCCGTGGCACCATGATCGAGGGCTTCACGGATATGATCGGCGAACTGGGTGCGCGCGCCTACCTCGGCGCCGGCTATCGCAGCGCCGCCTATGTGCTCGACGACCAGGGACGCATTCAGTGGGACTGGAACGAGGCCAACGGCGAGCAGGGACTGGCGCAGGCCGTGGAGTACGCCAAGAAGCACGACGGCGCCCACAACGGCCGCATCCGCGCCATGCTGTACCCAGGCCAACTGGACACCTGCACGACCGAGCTGCTCCAGGCCACGAAGCGCGCCGCTGGAGAGCTCGGCATCGGCATTCAGCTCCACACGGCCATGAACATCGTGGAGTTCCAGTCGACCTTGCGCCAGCGCGGGGTGACGCCGATCCAGTACCTGCACGACCTGGGTTTCCTGGGCGAGGAAGTGATCCTGGGGCACTGCGTCTTTCACGGCCGGCACTCGTGGTGCCACTACCCATACGTCGACGATCTGGCGATGCTGGCGGACAGCGGCGCCTCGGTAGCCCACGCCCCGTACAAGTACGCCAAGATGGGCATCGCGCTGGAGTCCTTCGACGCCTACCGGCAGCGCGGCATCAACGTGGTGCTGGGGACGGACACGTTTCCGCAGGACATGGTGCACGAGATGCGCCTGGCCGGCCTCGCCTGCCGTCTTGTGGAAGGAAGCTTCCGCGCCGGCAAACCCTACGACGTGTACAACGCCGCCACCCTGGGAGCCGCCAAGGCCCTGCGGCGCGACGACCTGGGACGGCTGGCGCCGGGCGCCAAGGCCGACATGATCCTCGTGGACCTGCGCCGCACCCACTTCGGCGCCGTGCGCGACCCCATCAAGTCCCTGGTGGAAGGCGGCAGCGGCAGCGACATCGAGACCATCATCGTGGACGGAGAGACGCTGCTGGAAGGCGGCCGTCCCACGCGTTTCGATGAAGCCGAGCTGCTGGCGCAGATCCAGGAAGGCGCCCGGCCCCTGTGGGACTCGGTCCCCGAATGGCGCGCCCTGGGGGAAACCATCGATGACGTGGCTCCCATGAGCTACCCGGTGCGGCCGCGTTGA
- a CDS encoding ATP-dependent RecD-like DNA helicase — protein MWDKAVRQPPTTTEQLQGFVERVTFHSEDSGFCVLQVKARGQRDLVTVVGNAGAVNAGEEIDCQGGWVNDATYGLQFRAATLRVIPPTTLEGVEKYLSSGLIKGIGPHFAHQLVKEFGAEVFDVIEQDPDRLRTLEGIGAKRQERVVEAWREQKAIREIMVFLHSHGIGNARAARIYRVYGDDAIEHIRENPYRLALDIHGIGFLTADVIARKLGIPQDSVIRIRAALRHVLWELSAEGHCAGARPELMERTVELLEVAPALVEQAIGLEVAAENLVAEPVNGEPALFLAPLYRAEAGVAGHLQRLVRGTPPWGRIDCARAIPWVEQATGLSLSESQRRAVETVLDGKVTVLTGGPGVGKTTIVNSILKLVEARRAQVLLCAPTGRAAKRLSESAGAEARTIHRLLEFDPRQMGFRKDEADPLDVDLLVVDEASMVDVLLMNQLLKAVPAHAAVLFVGDVDQLPSVGPGAVLQDVIESGQVPTVRLTEIFRQAASSSIVVNAHRINDGLPIESPDGSGELQDFYFIPAESPEEIHDKLFQVVTERIPKRFGLSPIRDIQVLTPMNRGSLGTRSLNVELQKRLNAGAEPQVSRFGWSYAPRDKVIQTVNNYDKEVFNGDIGQVARVDLDEGQLHVVFDERTVSYDFTELDEIALAYATSVHKSQGSEYPAVVIPLAMQHYLLLQRNLIYTAVTRGKRLVVIIGQPRALGMAVRNARSTRRLTNLAARLAGSAAPPPPPSLFGDEAG, from the coding sequence ATGTGGGACAAGGCAGTCAGGCAGCCCCCGACCACCACCGAGCAGCTCCAGGGGTTCGTCGAGCGGGTCACCTTCCATAGCGAGGACAGCGGCTTCTGCGTCCTGCAGGTAAAGGCCCGCGGCCAAAGGGACCTGGTGACCGTGGTGGGCAACGCGGGGGCGGTGAACGCGGGCGAGGAGATCGACTGCCAGGGGGGCTGGGTGAACGACGCCACCTACGGCCTCCAGTTCCGCGCGGCGACCCTGCGAGTCATTCCCCCCACCACCCTCGAAGGAGTCGAGAAATACCTGAGCTCCGGGCTGATCAAGGGCATCGGCCCGCATTTCGCTCACCAGCTCGTCAAGGAGTTCGGCGCCGAGGTGTTCGACGTCATCGAGCAGGACCCGGACCGGCTGCGCACGCTGGAGGGCATCGGCGCCAAACGGCAGGAGCGCGTGGTCGAGGCGTGGCGCGAGCAGAAGGCCATCCGGGAGATCATGGTCTTCCTGCACTCCCACGGCATCGGCAACGCGCGCGCTGCGCGCATCTACCGGGTGTACGGCGACGACGCCATCGAGCACATCCGCGAGAACCCTTACCGCCTGGCCCTGGACATCCACGGCATCGGCTTCCTCACCGCGGACGTCATCGCGCGCAAGCTGGGCATCCCGCAGGATTCGGTGATCCGCATCCGCGCGGCCCTGCGCCACGTGCTCTGGGAGCTATCGGCCGAAGGCCATTGCGCGGGCGCCCGGCCGGAGCTGATGGAGCGCACGGTGGAGCTTCTCGAAGTGGCGCCCGCGCTGGTGGAGCAGGCCATCGGGCTTGAGGTGGCGGCGGAGAACCTCGTGGCGGAGCCGGTGAATGGCGAGCCGGCGCTCTTTCTTGCTCCGCTCTACCGCGCCGAGGCCGGAGTGGCCGGACACCTGCAGCGGCTTGTGCGCGGCACCCCGCCCTGGGGCAGGATCGACTGCGCACGGGCGATTCCATGGGTGGAACAGGCCACCGGCCTGAGCCTGTCGGAGTCGCAGCGCCGAGCCGTGGAAACCGTGCTCGACGGCAAGGTCACGGTGCTGACCGGCGGCCCGGGGGTGGGCAAGACGACCATCGTCAACAGCATCCTCAAGCTGGTGGAGGCGCGGCGCGCTCAGGTGCTGCTGTGCGCGCCCACCGGGCGCGCGGCCAAGCGCCTGTCGGAGTCCGCCGGGGCCGAAGCGCGGACCATCCACCGGCTGCTGGAGTTCGATCCCAGGCAAATGGGCTTTCGCAAGGATGAAGCCGACCCCCTGGACGTGGACCTGCTGGTGGTGGACGAAGCATCCATGGTCGACGTGCTGCTGATGAACCAGCTTCTCAAGGCCGTGCCCGCCCACGCCGCGGTGCTGTTCGTAGGCGATGTGGACCAGCTCCCCTCGGTGGGGCCGGGCGCGGTGCTGCAGGACGTCATCGAGTCGGGACAAGTGCCGACGGTGCGGCTCACGGAGATCTTCCGGCAGGCAGCATCCTCCAGCATCGTGGTCAACGCCCACCGCATCAACGACGGCCTGCCCATCGAGAGCCCGGACGGGAGCGGCGAGCTGCAGGACTTTTACTTCATTCCGGCCGAGTCCCCGGAAGAGATTCACGACAAGCTGTTCCAGGTGGTCACCGAGCGCATTCCCAAGCGTTTCGGCCTGAGCCCCATCCGGGACATCCAGGTGCTGACCCCCATGAACCGCGGCAGTCTGGGCACGCGCTCGCTCAACGTGGAGCTGCAGAAACGCCTGAACGCCGGCGCCGAACCCCAGGTAAGCCGCTTCGGCTGGAGCTACGCGCCGCGGGACAAGGTCATCCAGACCGTCAACAACTACGACAAGGAGGTCTTCAACGGCGACATCGGGCAGGTGGCGCGGGTGGACCTGGACGAGGGCCAGCTTCATGTTGTCTTCGACGAACGCACCGTATCCTACGACTTCACCGAGCTGGACGAGATCGCCCTGGCCTACGCCACCTCGGTGCACAAGAGCCAGGGCTCCGAGTACCCGGCGGTGGTGATTCCGCTGGCCATGCAGCACTACCTGCTGCTGCAGCGCAACCTGATCTACACGGCGGTGACACGCGGCAAGCGCCTGGTGGTCATCATCGGCCAGCCCCGCGCCCTGGGCATGGCGGTGAGGAACGCCCGCTCCACCCGCCGCCTCACGAACCTCGCGGCCCGGCTCGCCGGCAGCGCCGCTCCCCCTCCGCCCCCTTCCCTTTTCGGGGACGAAGCCGGGTGA
- a CDS encoding AsmA family protein has protein sequence MRRLIIALMVLIIVAAALLGWALYNIDTIIAWNKDRIIAAAARRTGRTVDFDRVHVKLRGGIRVRILGLAVSEDTASGSGRFFEAPEVQVALKLHLLRREVTVTRVEVAGAVLHYRSRGKLPGLDFTDLAATVEAAEPWLVLKSLRLKTLDGTVEANGRAQLRDAPFPFEAALRVRGIDIGAYLEGAAGIPPVEGTLDGDLSVTGEGRTWDAVKPTLAGTGKAAVVGGRVLEFNLAERALEGITGIQGLSGLFSRGLKDRYPHIFARGTTALEQLDGEFEAKDGKATIGRITLRTKDYGVVGRGSVDLDGVTEGNGVLTLSRELSADVVPPSRLGILTNGKGEVELPFAVDGTLPDVRVRPGSQLVARLLQGGGGARLGRLLDDDPIEQLINRGLRIFRGND, from the coding sequence ATGCGCAGACTCATCATCGCGTTGATGGTCCTTATTATAGTTGCCGCCGCATTGCTAGGTTGGGCGCTTTACAATATCGACACGATCATCGCCTGGAACAAGGACCGGATCATCGCCGCGGCCGCACGGCGCACCGGCCGCACCGTCGACTTTGATCGTGTGCACGTCAAGCTGAGAGGCGGCATTCGTGTTCGCATCCTCGGCCTCGCCGTTTCCGAAGACACCGCCTCGGGCTCCGGACGCTTTTTCGAGGCTCCGGAGGTGCAAGTCGCGCTCAAGCTCCATCTTCTGCGCCGGGAGGTCACCGTCACGCGCGTCGAGGTTGCCGGCGCCGTTCTTCACTACCGGTCGCGGGGAAAGCTTCCGGGACTCGATTTCACCGATCTCGCGGCCACCGTCGAGGCGGCGGAACCGTGGCTCGTATTGAAATCCCTGCGCCTCAAGACTCTCGACGGTACGGTGGAAGCCAATGGACGCGCGCAACTGCGGGACGCCCCTTTCCCGTTCGAGGCGGCGTTGCGTGTGCGCGGCATCGACATCGGCGCCTACCTTGAAGGCGCCGCAGGCATCCCTCCGGTGGAGGGGACTCTGGACGGTGATCTGAGCGTCACCGGAGAAGGGCGCACCTGGGACGCCGTCAAGCCCACGCTCGCCGGAACCGGCAAGGCCGCGGTCGTTGGCGGTCGGGTGCTGGAGTTCAATCTGGCCGAACGGGCACTCGAAGGCATTACCGGGATCCAGGGCCTGAGCGGGCTCTTCAGTCGCGGCCTGAAAGACCGCTATCCGCACATCTTCGCGCGCGGCACCACCGCCCTGGAGCAACTCGACGGGGAATTCGAAGCCAAGGACGGCAAAGCGACAATCGGGCGCATCACCCTCAGGACCAAGGACTACGGCGTGGTGGGTCGGGGCTCGGTGGACCTCGACGGCGTCACCGAGGGCAACGGGGTACTGACCCTCTCGCGGGAACTGTCCGCCGACGTGGTGCCCCCTTCCCGGCTCGGCATCCTCACCAACGGCAAAGGCGAGGTCGAGTTGCCCTTCGCCGTCGACGGCACGTTGCCGGATGTCCGGGTGAGGCCGGGGAGCCAACTCGTGGCCCGCCTGCTTCAGGGAGGCGGGGGCGCGCGCCTGGGAAGGCTGCTGGACGACGACCCGATCGAGCAGCTCATCAACCGCGGACTCAGGATATTCCGCGGCAACGATTGA
- a CDS encoding thioesterase family protein has protein sequence MKRFVSERRVEFADCDSARIVFYPNFYKWFDRATERLFASVGLTYRAMEERHSVIGLPLLETGAKYLRPCRHGERVRLESWVDSWREKVFVVQHRIECEGELAVEGYETRAWAALAETEPRSMRAVAIPASVRELFL, from the coding sequence TTGAAACGCTTTGTATCCGAACGCCGGGTGGAGTTCGCCGACTGTGACTCCGCGCGAATCGTGTTCTATCCCAACTTCTACAAGTGGTTCGATCGCGCCACGGAACGGCTGTTCGCCTCGGTGGGACTGACGTACCGCGCCATGGAAGAGCGCCACAGCGTCATCGGCCTGCCCCTCCTGGAAACCGGCGCCAAGTACCTGCGTCCCTGCCGGCATGGAGAGCGGGTGCGGTTGGAGAGCTGGGTGGACTCCTGGCGCGAGAAGGTGTTCGTGGTCCAGCACCGCATCGAGTGCGAGGGCGAGTTGGCGGTGGAGGGCTACGAGACCCGCGCCTGGGCGGCCCTCGCCGAGACCGAGCCTCGGTCCATGCGCGCCGTCGCCATCCCCGCGTCCGTCCGGGAACTGTTTTTGTAG